In one Leptospira mayottensis 200901116 genomic region, the following are encoded:
- a CDS encoding glycosyltransferase family 87 protein, with product MQLRDRKTWILLGTVLFFLLLFINGISKSGNRSDFRDYYNASVRFTQGNNLYNLDQIDEILGKLQSGEIKIEEAFTPKVFLQLKSMMEGLGTYIYPPTFAFLLIPISFFPYEVASAVFLTLNFLAFLGSLYILSLRFHRKGHLVFYVVLCLLNLRFLENHQNNNQVGFILIFLILASVHTNKDWLSGFLLALALVIKLTPGAFVLLFLIQKRYRAVFYTFVFTLFWIFLPCLYAPSFTIEMTLTWKQLILDNYLRSPLFRAWKNNQSLSATLAKYFLNYADILNQSRLGYPILELNELVVKGMYSVFSLILVIPFFWKVFVRRNVEYALGCLFVFSIVFSGISWVHAFVFLLYPSAILLDRVWSFVEYSILPFWKADTGSFSKKVLYSIKRIFRNDKVSFYFMAGSVLILFCNRSIIGSVIEEKLMMASYLLYFAIFQYVLLLFALKYEPVTRNKHEYDWN from the coding sequence ATGCAATTGAGAGATCGAAAAACTTGGATTCTTCTAGGAACCGTTTTGTTTTTCTTACTCCTCTTTATAAACGGAATCTCAAAATCCGGAAACCGTTCCGACTTCAGAGATTATTATAATGCTTCGGTTCGATTTACCCAAGGAAACAATTTATATAACTTGGATCAGATTGATGAGATTCTCGGAAAACTTCAATCAGGGGAAATTAAAATTGAAGAGGCTTTTACTCCGAAGGTATTTTTGCAACTTAAAAGTATGATGGAAGGGCTTGGCACTTATATCTATCCTCCTACGTTTGCTTTTTTACTTATCCCGATTTCTTTTTTTCCGTATGAGGTTGCATCCGCGGTTTTTCTTACATTGAATTTTCTGGCATTTCTTGGTTCTTTGTATATTCTTTCCCTCCGTTTTCATAGGAAAGGGCATCTTGTTTTTTACGTTGTTCTTTGTCTCCTCAATCTGAGATTTTTGGAAAATCATCAAAACAACAATCAGGTTGGTTTTATCCTGATCTTTTTGATCTTAGCTTCCGTTCATACAAATAAGGATTGGTTATCCGGTTTTTTACTCGCACTTGCACTCGTAATTAAGTTGACTCCGGGAGCCTTTGTTCTTCTCTTTCTGATACAAAAACGTTATCGTGCAGTTTTTTATACGTTCGTATTTACGTTATTTTGGATTTTTCTTCCTTGTTTGTATGCTCCTTCGTTTACGATTGAGATGACTTTGACTTGGAAACAGTTGATTCTTGACAACTATCTAAGGTCTCCTCTATTTCGAGCTTGGAAAAACAATCAAAGTTTAAGCGCAACTCTTGCAAAATACTTCCTCAACTATGCGGATATTCTGAATCAATCCCGGCTCGGGTATCCCATTTTAGAGCTGAACGAATTGGTCGTTAAAGGAATGTATTCCGTTTTTTCCTTGATACTTGTGATTCCGTTTTTTTGGAAAGTATTTGTAAGACGAAACGTAGAATACGCTTTGGGTTGTCTGTTCGTTTTTTCAATCGTCTTCAGTGGAATTTCCTGGGTGCACGCTTTCGTTTTTCTTTTGTATCCTTCCGCGATCTTACTGGATCGGGTTTGGTCCTTTGTGGAGTATTCGATTTTACCCTTTTGGAAAGCGGATACGGGCTCTTTTTCGAAAAAGGTGTTATATTCGATAAAAAGAATATTTAGAAATGATAAAGTGTCTTTTTATTTCATGGCGGGTTCTGTTTTGATCCTTTTTTGCAACCGCTCGATTATCGGAAGTGTAATCGAGGAAAAATTGATGATGGCCTCTTATCTTTTATACTTTGCCATCTTTCAATACGTCTTGCTTTTGTTCGCTTTGAAATATGAGCCTGTGACTCGGAATAAACATGAATACGACTGGAACTGA
- a CDS encoding AAA family ATPase: protein MIKRITSNQSAIKLHAGKQRPKNGLPDFLAFHREELSSLPRALENPGIFSNILITGPGLESNLTLLQEYISDLKKNTKVICDPHPGFLTLAGFPGNTEYRPGKMAEADGGYLLLPMRALTEDSNLYFLVKEVLQTGKIDFLTLPEMTGSKEMNRFHPSVNTRFRLILAGEEGEVDFISGVDPDFYDSFSFKIHLPYEAVMKTKKNLQLFGGLIHSWEKPGYPGFDSSAVDTLLEIGLRWNDSRTRLSLSFAELRTFVGELLVLYKKEKKPITRSQVESAVELVEKRIAVYKRRYLESVREGLITIQLKGKKTGRINGLSVILLHSSLSDFGQVNQVSARVALGSGNFINIEREVNLSGDLHDKGVFILQSYIKGMFSHIQSFGLDASILFEQNYSPIDGDSASCAELLAILSALGGLEIPCNIAVTGALSQYGEILPVGSVNTKIAAWFEVTQIVGNSRDKYTVYIPTANLRDLNLPSSIRRAMDKGKFQIFTCSHVEELIPEVFGIPAGKFGKNGKYPQGSLFHLIEERIDRKKEEEHE, encoded by the coding sequence GTGATTAAAAGAATAACTTCCAATCAATCGGCGATCAAACTACATGCAGGCAAACAAAGACCTAAAAATGGCCTGCCCGATTTTTTAGCGTTTCATAGAGAAGAACTCAGTTCCTTACCGAGAGCTTTGGAAAACCCGGGAATTTTCTCAAACATTCTTATTACGGGCCCGGGATTAGAATCCAATCTTACCTTGCTTCAGGAATATATTTCAGACTTAAAAAAAAATACCAAAGTCATCTGTGATCCTCATCCTGGATTTTTGACACTTGCGGGATTTCCAGGAAATACAGAGTATCGTCCCGGTAAAATGGCCGAGGCCGACGGGGGTTATCTTTTACTTCCGATGAGAGCGCTTACAGAAGATTCCAATCTATATTTTCTCGTAAAAGAAGTACTACAAACTGGAAAGATAGATTTTCTCACTCTTCCCGAAATGACCGGATCTAAAGAAATGAATCGTTTTCATCCTTCGGTCAATACCCGTTTTCGGCTCATTCTCGCCGGAGAAGAAGGAGAAGTGGATTTTATTTCCGGAGTTGATCCAGATTTTTACGATAGTTTTTCCTTTAAGATTCATCTTCCATACGAAGCGGTGATGAAGACAAAAAAAAATCTTCAACTTTTTGGCGGCCTGATCCATTCCTGGGAAAAGCCAGGATATCCGGGCTTCGATTCTTCCGCCGTAGACACGTTACTCGAAATCGGGCTTAGATGGAACGACAGCAGAACGAGACTTTCTTTATCTTTCGCAGAACTTAGGACCTTTGTGGGCGAACTTCTCGTGCTATACAAAAAGGAAAAAAAACCGATTACGAGAAGCCAGGTTGAATCCGCAGTCGAATTGGTGGAAAAAAGAATTGCGGTCTACAAAAGAAGATATTTGGAAAGTGTGAGAGAAGGTCTGATCACGATCCAACTCAAAGGAAAAAAAACGGGAAGGATCAATGGACTCTCCGTCATCTTACTACATTCTTCCTTATCCGACTTCGGACAAGTAAATCAAGTTTCCGCACGGGTCGCCCTCGGTTCCGGAAACTTCATCAACATAGAAAGAGAAGTGAATCTTTCTGGAGACTTACACGATAAGGGAGTTTTTATATTACAATCTTATATTAAAGGAATGTTCTCTCATATACAATCCTTCGGCTTGGATGCCTCAATACTTTTCGAACAAAATTATTCGCCGATTGATGGAGACTCGGCAAGTTGCGCCGAACTTCTTGCGATACTTTCTGCTCTCGGCGGCCTCGAAATTCCTTGTAATATTGCGGTCACCGGAGCGCTTTCTCAATATGGAGAAATTCTTCCAGTCGGCTCCGTAAACACTAAAATCGCCGCTTGGTTCGAAGTGACTCAGATCGTCGGAAATTCTAGAGATAAATATACGGTTTATATTCCTACGGCGAATTTGCGGGATTTAAATCTGCCTTCTTCTATCCGTAGGGCAATGGATAAAGGGAAATTTCAGATTTTTACCTGCTCCCATGTAGAGGAATTGATCCCGGAAGTTTTTGGAATTCCGGCTGGAAAATTCGGCAAAAACGGAAAATATCCACAGGGAAGCTTGTTCCATTTAATTGAGGAGAGAATTGATCGAAAAAAAGAAGAAGAACATGAATAG
- a CDS encoding SGNH/GDSL hydrolase family protein → MKEYLAFFKDPKFWIPVLILIFLETGMQFGCYRPFLKKNSYAANVLRITNHVLDKQKEFDPDVLVVGTSVAYQGLSIPMLNEELAPLGKKIQSIAIPGTELIVQDLAVLKTLPHFKSVRTVIHVFEITTPWVGQKLLNLHTLAMISEFNRSEVYPRIYDFDYDVNVDDLIYITLKSIAYRRDIQDLILSPSKRIKDIGKRFKKENHHPWDYENSYREKISMYPIVDVPDCVAKTNPANGQPIPEGSDRFHKKAIFDTCIIASNPLTHANEDEVTRQYFDRLKILHDEIRRIGRENGQDIRIVGVVAPYSQLIQRWRLPERNEVWKRELARIHPSDPVPLLDYQDILDGPDNGDYYYDLIHLNSIGMQKLTIAFAKDLKALLKEENK, encoded by the coding sequence ATGAAAGAATATCTTGCATTTTTCAAAGACCCAAAATTCTGGATTCCGGTTTTAATTCTGATCTTTTTAGAAACCGGAATGCAGTTTGGTTGTTACCGGCCTTTTTTAAAAAAGAATTCCTATGCGGCCAACGTTTTAAGAATTACAAATCACGTTCTTGATAAACAAAAAGAATTTGATCCGGATGTTTTGGTTGTCGGAACATCAGTAGCCTATCAGGGTTTGTCCATTCCGATGTTAAACGAAGAGCTTGCCCCTTTAGGTAAAAAGATTCAATCGATTGCGATTCCCGGAACGGAGTTGATCGTCCAGGACTTGGCGGTTTTGAAAACTCTTCCTCATTTTAAAAGCGTAAGGACTGTGATCCACGTATTTGAAATTACGACTCCTTGGGTTGGCCAAAAACTTTTGAACTTACATACGCTTGCCATGATTTCCGAATTCAATCGTTCGGAAGTATATCCTAGAATTTACGATTTCGATTACGACGTAAACGTGGATGATCTTATCTACATCACTTTGAAGTCGATTGCGTATAGAAGGGACATTCAGGATCTGATTTTGAGTCCTTCCAAAAGAATCAAAGATATAGGGAAACGTTTTAAAAAAGAAAATCATCATCCTTGGGACTACGAAAATTCTTATAGAGAAAAGATCAGTATGTATCCGATTGTAGACGTTCCCGATTGTGTCGCAAAGACCAATCCTGCCAACGGTCAGCCGATTCCGGAAGGTTCGGATCGTTTTCATAAAAAGGCGATCTTCGATACTTGCATCATTGCAAGTAATCCATTGACTCATGCAAACGAAGACGAGGTCACAAGACAATATTTCGATCGACTCAAAATTCTTCACGACGAGATTCGAAGAATCGGAAGGGAGAACGGTCAAGACATTCGGATCGTCGGGGTTGTTGCACCTTACAGCCAGCTCATTCAACGATGGAGACTTCCGGAAAGAAACGAGGTTTGGAAAAGGGAACTCGCAAGAATCCATCCTTCCGATCCGGTTCCGTTACTCGATTACCAGGATATCTTGGACGGTCCGGATAACGGGGATTATTATTATGATTTGATTCACCTTAATTCGATCGGGATGCAAAAGTTGACGATTGCATTTGCAAAAGATTTGAAAGCCCTTCTAAAAGAGGAAAACAAGTGA
- a CDS encoding HmuY family protein — protein MNAFLNFKPLFLFGLGALLLVFCARQHSAVDNEELAFKQSILALQKQIEEASRSKILSTEANKDGSFTTKVRSVSYDVWIKYNFADKTQAFVPNVSGGWDVGFQRFKLQTNGGLTYSEGQGGACLTNPVLTDFNTAASSTSTALGCTNASFSPDTNVSEIAAGGVQTNYVGNNVLNKWFNYTFAFLQPNYNVFIIRSNTGNEYYLFQITSYYNSEGTSAHPTVRWKQIPY, from the coding sequence ATGAACGCATTTCTGAATTTCAAACCGCTATTTCTCTTTGGACTCGGAGCCTTGCTCCTTGTTTTCTGTGCGAGACAACATTCCGCGGTCGACAACGAAGAACTTGCGTTCAAACAATCGATTCTCGCCTTACAAAAACAAATCGAAGAAGCGAGTCGTTCTAAAATTCTTTCCACAGAAGCGAACAAAGACGGTTCGTTTACCACGAAAGTCAGATCGGTTTCGTATGATGTATGGATCAAATACAACTTTGCAGACAAAACTCAAGCTTTTGTTCCGAACGTATCCGGAGGCTGGGACGTAGGTTTTCAAAGATTCAAACTTCAAACAAACGGAGGCTTGACCTATTCGGAAGGACAAGGAGGTGCCTGTTTAACCAACCCTGTTCTCACCGATTTTAACACCGCGGCTTCGAGTACTTCTACAGCTTTGGGTTGTACAAACGCTTCTTTTTCTCCCGACACAAACGTATCTGAAATCGCGGCTGGTGGAGTCCAAACCAACTACGTGGGAAATAACGTACTCAACAAATGGTTCAACTACACTTTCGCTTTTTTACAGCCTAATTATAATGTTTTCATAATCCGTTCCAATACGGGGAACGAATACTATCTCTTTCAGATTACCAGTTATTATAATTCCGAGGGGACCTCGGCGCATCCCACGGTAAGATGGAAGCAAATCCCTTACTAA
- a CDS encoding YbaB/EbfC family nucleoid-associated protein yields MFGNKLESIKQMNQMRVRIKKVEKDLMALSFEAKSKNDLVTCISDGKLNIKDIFIEDELLAKNDKKLLQKSIKQAVSRSLELAQNAAEERMGEFRGMMGME; encoded by the coding sequence ATGTTCGGTAACAAGTTAGAATCAATAAAGCAAATGAATCAGATGCGAGTAAGAATAAAGAAAGTGGAGAAGGATCTGATGGCGCTTTCCTTCGAAGCAAAATCCAAAAACGACTTAGTAACTTGTATCTCCGACGGAAAACTCAACATCAAAGATATATTTATCGAAGACGAACTTCTTGCAAAAAACGATAAAAAACTTTTACAGAAAAGCATCAAACAGGCCGTATCCCGTTCTCTTGAACTTGCACAAAATGCAGCTGAAGAACGAATGGGAGAATTCCGTGGAATGATGGGAATGGAGTGA
- a CDS encoding LIC20153 family lipoprotein, whose product MRNIQKYAKIAVTFSLILGLLLNCKNDDKKDDVVPMLLLALVSLAPSYNCSATVKGKVASLPAMIATTSVQTLIYGKVPFVNHSIAAVKVTGAANGTKIVFTGRNVADFDEGSSNNENAPLVYNASSCPLSDVAQDTTRSTYTTNSEGQYGSVAGDGPYTYTLNATKGGDYYFVFYLASRTAEPPTTTFRIQ is encoded by the coding sequence ATGAGAAATATCCAAAAATATGCGAAAATAGCAGTTACTTTTAGCCTCATCCTTGGGCTGCTCTTAAACTGTAAGAACGATGATAAGAAAGACGACGTTGTCCCAATGCTTCTTTTGGCTTTAGTCAGTTTAGCCCCCAGTTACAACTGCTCCGCAACCGTCAAAGGCAAGGTCGCTTCCTTACCTGCAATGATTGCAACTACTTCCGTTCAAACACTTATTTATGGCAAGGTTCCATTCGTAAATCATTCCATCGCAGCCGTTAAAGTTACTGGTGCAGCTAATGGAACTAAAATTGTTTTTACCGGACGTAACGTTGCGGATTTTGACGAAGGGAGCTCCAACAACGAAAACGCACCTTTGGTCTACAATGCCTCTTCTTGTCCACTTTCCGACGTCGCTCAAGATACGACAAGATCAACTTACACTACAAATAGTGAAGGTCAATACGGTTCTGTTGCAGGCGATGGTCCTTACACGTATACGCTAAACGCCACAAAAGGCGGGGATTACTATTTTGTTTTCTATCTTGCGAGCAGAACCGCCGAGCCTCCTACGACTACGTTCCGAATACAATAA
- a CDS encoding LIC20162 family protein, which yields MRQNEKRIYSGWELLNATEVSSGTPIRLRINPIPPIFGTLIVFVVLYGCYLGGEVSAFYLQKFTDFLLIPKVLNLPILQDRKLYLTVGYLAFGYIGFAFFLDWVRFIERTCLTAVFLKGDILSLEIRGFFGKNIFRWNCKQSGVQIVFKTGLFRKFFGLERIVIVTTDLRSEGDSSEFGLYSPFFFRAQNRNLIRGLFKN from the coding sequence ATGAGACAGAATGAAAAAAGAATTTATTCGGGATGGGAGCTTTTAAATGCAACCGAAGTTTCTTCTGGAACCCCGATTCGTTTGAGGATCAATCCGATTCCTCCGATTTTTGGAACTTTGATCGTCTTTGTAGTGTTATACGGTTGTTACTTGGGAGGAGAAGTCTCCGCTTTTTATCTCCAAAAATTTACGGACTTTCTTCTCATTCCGAAAGTGTTAAATCTTCCGATTTTACAAGATCGTAAACTTTATTTGACGGTCGGGTATCTTGCTTTTGGTTATATAGGTTTTGCTTTTTTTCTAGATTGGGTTCGTTTTATCGAAAGGACTTGTTTGACAGCGGTTTTTCTCAAAGGGGATATTCTTTCTTTGGAAATAAGAGGTTTTTTCGGAAAGAACATATTCCGGTGGAATTGTAAACAAAGCGGGGTTCAAATCGTATTTAAGACCGGTTTGTTCAGAAAGTTTTTCGGTTTAGAAAGAATTGTGATCGTTACTACCGATCTAAGATCCGAAGGGGATAGCTCCGAATTCGGATTGTATTCTCCGTTTTTCTTTCGGGCTCAAAATCGAAACTTGATTCGGGGTTTATTTAAGAATTAG
- a CDS encoding glycosyltransferase family 4 protein — translation MPIRTNELKYKPRVGVDVRPLAYGITGNSRYLAEVLRRLITNESPLEYYLYSNKPIHTVFYDILSNVNSHFFMTDRLPGFVWLNWTIPKRIKKDRLDLFWGTLQLLPLFCGNVLTAVNYHDLNFRSAPQTMTVTNLWQHRILSPKTLNRADLVFCLSENTRQDILKFRTDLSPKLKVVYPGVEPFPSVREPLRQLFGNFLFTIGTLEPRKNLRTLIDAYRKLKKQNSSYPFSLVIAGRLGWKSEGLTQLLKEGSLESEGILFIENPTDEVLAWLYQKCSAFLFPSVHEGFGLPLLEALREGKVCVASDIPVFHEILERKVDLFAEPLDVDAWVSSLSELQHKKLQRPSVWDASQWTWDLTAKKIEEGLIDLWKHRKELYH, via the coding sequence ATGCCGATCCGAACCAACGAACTTAAATATAAACCTAGAGTGGGTGTGGATGTTCGCCCTCTTGCTTATGGGATTACCGGGAACTCCAGGTATCTCGCGGAAGTTTTAAGAAGATTGATTACGAATGAATCTCCTCTGGAATATTATCTTTATTCGAACAAGCCGATTCATACCGTATTTTATGATATTCTTTCAAACGTAAATTCCCATTTTTTTATGACCGATAGACTTCCCGGATTTGTCTGGTTGAATTGGACGATCCCTAAGCGAATCAAAAAGGATAGGCTGGATCTTTTTTGGGGGACCCTGCAACTACTTCCTCTTTTTTGTGGAAACGTTTTAACTGCTGTAAACTATCACGATCTCAACTTTCGTTCCGCACCTCAAACGATGACGGTCACAAATCTTTGGCAACATAGGATTCTTTCACCGAAGACGTTAAACAGGGCCGATCTTGTGTTTTGTCTTTCCGAAAACACTCGCCAGGACATCCTGAAATTCAGGACGGATCTGAGTCCAAAATTGAAAGTTGTATATCCCGGAGTGGAACCGTTCCCTTCCGTACGTGAGCCTCTGCGTCAACTTTTTGGAAATTTTTTATTTACGATTGGAACTTTGGAACCTAGAAAAAATTTGAGAACTCTGATCGATGCGTATCGAAAACTCAAAAAACAGAATTCTTCCTATCCTTTCTCTCTTGTGATAGCCGGCCGTTTGGGTTGGAAGTCTGAGGGGCTGACCCAACTTTTAAAGGAAGGCAGTCTGGAATCGGAAGGAATCCTTTTTATTGAGAATCCTACGGACGAGGTTCTTGCTTGGCTTTATCAAAAGTGTTCCGCTTTTTTATTCCCATCGGTTCACGAGGGTTTTGGCCTTCCTTTGTTAGAGGCACTTCGAGAAGGAAAGGTCTGCGTCGCTTCCGATATTCCGGTATTTCATGAAATTTTGGAACGAAAGGTAGACTTATTCGCGGAACCTTTGGATGTAGATGCCTGGGTTTCTTCCCTGTCGGAGTTACAACATAAAAAACTACAGAGACCTTCCGTTTGGGATGCATCTCAGTGGACTTGGGATCTGACCGCGAAAAAAATCGAAGAAGGTTTGATCGATCTTTGGAAACATAGAAAGGAATTGTACCACTAA
- a CDS encoding leucine-rich repeat domain-containing protein, which yields MIRICFFSLSKILIIGFCFWTFSCVLLEKEPVSGGVPVFSKEGKILRYYPYQIRWIGFDESEFPDITRLVDFRNLASLEILHPEFQNLEELSSLKTINFLNVSGTKVKDLFVLSKLPVLHSLYLSKTSVDEQDLKRYSEVGKLTKLGLYKTKIRDLSFIGSECNLQQLDIRNTEVSSLEPIANCRNLLELRIGHTHIKEIRSIYEMRNLRYLEWSGLDLSRKELDLVREQLPYLKLVPMHVDSL from the coding sequence ATGATTCGGATCTGTTTTTTTTCTTTATCCAAGATTTTGATTATCGGTTTCTGCTTTTGGACTTTTTCATGTGTTCTTTTGGAAAAAGAACCTGTTTCCGGTGGAGTTCCTGTCTTTTCTAAAGAAGGTAAAATCCTTAGATATTATCCGTATCAAATTCGTTGGATTGGATTTGATGAGAGTGAATTTCCGGATATAACTAGATTGGTCGATTTTAGAAATCTCGCTTCTCTGGAAATCCTCCATCCCGAGTTTCAGAATTTAGAAGAACTCAGTTCCTTAAAGACAATCAATTTTCTAAACGTGAGTGGGACCAAAGTAAAGGATCTTTTTGTTTTATCCAAATTGCCCGTTCTACACAGTTTGTATCTAAGTAAAACATCCGTGGATGAACAAGATCTGAAACGATACTCCGAAGTCGGTAAATTGACCAAATTAGGTTTGTATAAAACCAAAATTCGCGATCTTTCTTTTATCGGCTCGGAGTGTAACCTACAACAACTCGATATTCGAAATACGGAGGTCTCCTCTTTGGAACCGATTGCAAATTGTAGGAACCTTTTAGAACTCCGAATCGGACATACTCATATCAAAGAGATTCGCTCTATCTACGAAATGAGGAACCTACGTTATTTAGAATGGTCGGGATTAGATCTTTCCCGGAAAGAATTAGATCTAGTTCGAGAGCAACTCCCCTACCTCAAGTTGGTTCCTATGCACGTAGATTCATTATAA
- the queA gene encoding tRNA preQ1(34) S-adenosylmethionine ribosyltransferase-isomerase QueA encodes MLFKDLKEFEFTLSEERIARYPAANRDESRLMVLDVNAGNIFSEPSFKNLVSYLKEGDVLVANHTKVSKRRVYLKTQIRTHETMFLEEKELLWKCKIRNSKKLKVGTKLSDEKTQRISFTVEKKEGEFVFLKSEQTLQEEDFQQIGEIPIPPYFKRNPDSKDEIRYQTLFAKTPGSVAAPTAGLHFSESIFQTLKEKKIQFCTLELKVGYGTFQPLTEENFQNQKLHREEFFLEESSTKILNLAKKEGRRIFSIGTTTLRALESAYNYATNSFRSGRGTTELFIQPEDRLKSCECLITNFHLPGSSLLLLVSAFAGKELILKAYQKAIQEKFRFYSYGDAMLILGKR; translated from the coding sequence ATGTTGTTTAAAGATCTCAAAGAATTCGAGTTTACCTTGTCCGAAGAAAGGATCGCTCGTTATCCGGCGGCCAATCGGGACGAAAGCAGATTGATGGTTCTCGACGTAAACGCCGGAAATATCTTCAGCGAACCTTCGTTTAAAAACCTTGTTTCATATTTGAAAGAGGGAGACGTCTTAGTGGCCAATCATACTAAGGTAAGCAAACGCAGAGTTTATTTAAAAACACAAATTCGTACTCACGAAACAATGTTTCTCGAAGAAAAAGAATTACTTTGGAAATGCAAGATTCGAAACTCCAAAAAATTAAAAGTGGGAACAAAACTTTCCGATGAAAAAACGCAACGTATCTCATTTACAGTGGAAAAAAAAGAAGGTGAATTCGTTTTTTTAAAATCGGAACAAACTCTACAAGAAGAAGACTTTCAGCAAATCGGAGAAATTCCAATCCCGCCATATTTCAAAAGAAATCCAGATTCCAAGGATGAAATTCGGTACCAAACACTTTTTGCAAAAACTCCTGGCTCTGTTGCCGCTCCGACTGCGGGTTTGCATTTTTCAGAATCCATCTTTCAAACCCTGAAAGAGAAAAAGATTCAATTCTGCACTTTGGAACTCAAAGTCGGTTACGGGACCTTTCAACCCCTTACCGAAGAAAATTTTCAAAATCAAAAATTACATCGGGAAGAATTCTTTCTGGAAGAATCTAGTACGAAAATTTTGAATCTCGCCAAAAAAGAAGGAAGAAGAATTTTTTCGATCGGTACTACAACTCTGCGAGCACTCGAATCCGCTTACAACTACGCAACAAATTCCTTCCGTTCGGGGCGTGGCACTACGGAACTTTTTATTCAACCGGAAGATCGACTGAAAAGCTGCGAATGTCTAATCACGAACTTTCATTTACCGGGTTCAAGTCTTCTTTTACTCGTATCCGCATTTGCAGGAAAAGAATTGATTTTGAAAGCGTATCAAAAAGCGATTCAGGAAAAATTTCGATTCTATTCTTATGGAGATGCGATGCTAATTTTAGGAAAGCGATGA
- a CDS encoding MBOAT family O-acyltransferase: protein MLFNSLHFLFFFPVVLVINNLLKGKIQRIFLLGTSFYFYMSWRKEFIILLLYSIVIDYFASLKIQAATPGSKKRKIWLLLSIVTNLGLLAYFKYTNFLLGVVNDLTPAAGFKFAYYDIVLPVGISFYTFQSLSYTIDVYRGQIEAKKSFLDFALYVSFFPQLVAGPIVRAQTFFRDLEFPLRVQKEDIQIAFCQILIGFTRKIVFADNLAKVVDSTFANYATLNPIEIWTGALAFGWQIYFDFAGYTDIAIGVARLFGYKFDPNFNFPMVARNITDHWSRWHISFSTWIRDYIFIPLGGSRGTALLTYRNIFITWFFAGVWHGAAYHFISWGLWQGVMIFTHREYAKTKIATLLNEKGGIVYDICARIFTMFCLTFGFIMFRAETMEKAISMMKSLLFLGSDGFVGVKGYSNYMYGILLFFCFAASYIFAKNNIEKIVRSQWKFILFFLANVFMLLVFGITESQSFLYFAF from the coding sequence ATGCTTTTTAACTCGCTTCACTTTTTGTTTTTTTTTCCCGTTGTACTCGTCATCAACAATTTGCTCAAGGGGAAGATCCAAAGAATTTTTCTTCTCGGAACCAGTTTTTATTTTTATATGTCCTGGAGAAAAGAATTCATCATTCTTTTACTCTATTCGATCGTTATCGATTATTTTGCTTCTCTTAAAATCCAAGCGGCGACTCCTGGTTCAAAAAAAAGAAAAATTTGGCTTTTGCTGTCCATAGTTACGAATCTGGGGCTACTCGCCTACTTTAAATATACGAACTTTCTTTTAGGAGTTGTGAACGATCTCACTCCCGCTGCGGGATTTAAGTTTGCGTATTATGATATTGTTCTTCCCGTCGGAATTTCTTTTTATACGTTTCAATCTCTGAGTTATACAATTGACGTGTATCGGGGACAAATAGAAGCGAAAAAATCCTTTTTGGACTTTGCTCTCTATGTTTCCTTTTTTCCTCAGTTGGTTGCGGGGCCGATTGTTCGTGCTCAAACGTTCTTTCGGGATTTGGAATTTCCTCTTCGGGTTCAGAAGGAAGACATACAAATTGCATTTTGTCAGATTCTAATCGGATTCACGCGTAAGATCGTTTTTGCGGACAATCTCGCAAAGGTCGTGGATTCCACGTTTGCAAATTATGCGACTCTCAATCCGATTGAAATTTGGACCGGAGCGCTTGCATTCGGTTGGCAGATTTACTTTGACTTTGCGGGTTATACGGACATTGCAATTGGTGTGGCGCGTCTTTTCGGATATAAGTTCGATCCGAACTTCAATTTTCCCATGGTCGCAAGAAACATCACGGATCACTGGTCTCGTTGGCATATTTCGTTTTCCACTTGGATTCGGGATTATATCTTCATCCCACTCGGAGGATCGAGAGGAACGGCGCTTCTAACTTACAGAAATATTTTCATCACTTGGTTTTTTGCCGGAGTCTGGCACGGGGCCGCGTATCATTTTATCAGTTGGGGACTTTGGCAAGGGGTTATGATTTTTACACATAGGGAGTATGCCAAAACAAAGATTGCTACCTTACTGAATGAAAAGGGAGGAATCGTCTACGATATCTGCGCGAGAATTTTTACGATGTTTTGCCTAACGTTCGGCTTTATTATGTTTCGTGCTGAAACAATGGAAAAAGCCATTTCCATGATGAAATCTCTTCTCTTTTTAGGTTCGGACGGATTCGTGGGGGTTAAAGGATATTCGAACTATATGTATGGAATTCTTTTGTTCTTTTGTTTTGCGGCTTCCTATATATTCGCAAAAAATAATATAGAAAAAATCGTTCGAAGTCAATGGAAGTTCATTCTATTTTTCCTCGCAAACGTCTTTATGCTTTTGGTTTTCGGTATTACGGAAAGCCAGAGTTTTCTTTACTTTGCGTTTTAG